Part of the Sinomonas terrae genome, GGCCTCGACACCCACATCCCGACCGCGGCGCGCGCCGTCGACCACCTCCGCGCCCTCCTAGTCCACCATGGCCTGCTCCCCTACCAGGACCCGTACCTTGCCCGGTTCGAGGCCTGGATCGAGGACAAGCTCCGCCCCCTGGCACCGAAGTCGCCAGACCAGTGGAGCACTTCGCCAGATGGCACCACCTCAGGCGCATCCGGTCCACCGCCACCCCGGAGAGCCCGGCCAGAGGACCGGTCCACTCCGCCAAGCAGGAGATCACCGAGACCGCCAAATTCCTCCAATGGCTCTGGGAGACCCACCACCGCAACGCCGCGAGCTGCACCCAGCAGGACGCGGACGAGTGGAGAGCCAGCGGCCCCACCACCCGCAAGCTGATCCGCACCTTCTTCGTCTTCGCCCGCAAGACCCGGCTCAACACCAGCGTCGACATCGGTTACTACACGGCCCAATCACGGCCGACCCTCGCCCAGGACCGGCGGCTCGCCTGGCTCCGTGAGCTCCTCACGGGAACCAGCGAATCCCGCCCCTACCGCGTCGCAGGCATCCTCCTGCTGCTCTATGCCCAGCCCCTCGTCCGCGTCGCAGCGCTGCGCGCCGACGCGATCACCGTCGATCCCGCGACGGGCCAGACCTACATCACCTTCGGAGTCCGCCCCGTCCCCGTCCCGGCACCGTTCGGCGACCTGCTCCTCGATCACCTCGAGTGCAGGCCTGTCAGCGGCCATGAGATTCTCCCCATTGGCGGCCAGATAGTTCCCCGCTGACGGCCAGTTCTTTCTCCCCGTCCACGGCCAGTTGTTCTCCCCGGGTGCGGGATTCCTTCCGCCGGTCGTGGTGATGATCGCGGATGAAGAGCAACGAGGAGATCATGGAGATTCTTGAGGCGTATGACCTCACCGGCAGCTACCGTGCCGCAGCGGAGCTCGCGGGGTGTGACCATCACACGGTGGCCAGGTATGTGAAGCTGCGGGCTGCCGGAGGGCCGGATCGCGAGAAGGGGCAGCGGGCCAGGCCGATCGACGGGTTCCTGCCGAAGATCGAAGAACTCGTCGAGCGCTCGGGAGGCCGGGTCCGGGCGGATGTGGTCCATGAGCGGCTGGTCGCGATGGGGTTCACCGGCGCGGAGAGGACCACGAGGCGCACGGTCGCGGAGGCCAAGGCGCAGTTCGCGGCGGGGCGGCGGCGCGTGTTCCGCCCCTGGATCGTCGAGCCTGGGCTGTGGCTGCAGTGGGACTACGGATGGGGGCCGAGGATCGGGGGGCCGGGCGACGCTGCTGTGGTGCGCGTGGCTGGCGTGGTCGCGGTTCCGCGTCGTGATCCCGATCTGGGACAAGAGCCTGCCGACGGTCGTGGCGTGCATGGATGCCACGCTGCGCAGGATGGGCGGGGGTCCCGGCGTTCGCGCTGACCGACAACGAGCGCACCGTGACCGCCGACCACATCGCCAGGGTCGCGGTGCGCAACCCGCAGATCGTGGAGATGGGCCGCCACTACGGGATGACCGTGCGCACCTGCGTTCCCGCCGACCCGCAGTCCAAGGGCGGCTCGGAGTCCACGGTGCGGATCTCGAAGGCGGATCTGGTGCCCACGGCGGCGAACCTGCTCGAGGAGTACCGCACCTTCGGGCAGTTGGAGAAGGCGTGCCACGATTTCTGCGACGAGGTCAACGCCCGCCCGCACCGGGAGACACGGCAGGCGCCGGCGGCGATGCTCGCTGCGGAGCGGGAGCGGCTGCATCTGCTTCCGAAGGCGCCGTTCACGGTGGTGTTCGGGACCACCCGCCGGGTGAACTGGGACGCGACCGTGTCGATGAACGGGTCCGGTACTCGTCCCGCACGAGCTGGCCCAACACCAGGGTCTGGGTTGCGCGAGGCGGGCGAGGAGGTCATCGTCACTTCCGTGGCCGAGCGCGGGGAGGCCCGCGAGGTGGCCGGCATGCGACCGGGCGTCCCGGGACCCCAGTCCTGGACGACGCGCACTACCCGCCCCGGGCGGATGAGGCCGCGGACCGCCAGCCCAGGGCGACCACCCCGGAGGAGGCAGCGTTCCTGATGCTCGGCGCGGGTGCCAAGGCGTGGCTGGTCGAGGCCGCCGCCGCGGGAGCCAGGCGGATCCGCGCGAAGATGGCCGAGGCCGTTGCGTTCGCCAAGCTCTACGGCACCGACCAGGTCGACCGGGCCCTGGGCACGGCCGCGACGACGGGCAGGTTCGCCGACAGGGACCTGGTCTCGATCCTGGGCTACCAGGCCGGGCTCGCCCACGTGGAGCCCTCCCGGGCCTCCGAGGCCCATTCCCTCCAGCCGGGCACGGGCGGCTGGGGCCGCCTCGATGGCTCAGAGCCCGCCGCCGCCGACATGACGGGCGAGGAGGAGGACCGGTGACGATCACAACGATGGCAGACCGTGGTCGCCCGCGCCCACGGCGACCCGCTGGCCGAGGCCCTGGAGCTGACCCGCCGGCTGAAGCTGCCCCACATGCGCAAGGCGCTCACGGACCTGATCCCCACCGCGAAGGCCAGCGCTGGGACCCGGCCGAGCTCGTGCGGGTCCTGCTCGCGGAGGAAGTCGCCGGCCGCGACCGCGCCAACCTGATCACCCGCCGCAAATCCGCCGGCTTCCCGGCAGGGAAGACCTTCGGCGACTGGGACGAGGAGCTCTCCCCGATCCCGCGCCCGACCCAGGAAGCACTCAAGTCCCTCGAATGGGTCCGCCGGCGGGAGAATCTCGCGATCTACGGGCCGTCGGGGACTGGGAAGTCGCACTTCTGCGAGGCGCTCGGCCACGCGGCAGTCGAGGCCGGCATGATCGTGTCCTGGTTCGGGATCGAGGATCTCGGCGCCCTGGTGCGCAAGCACCGCGCCGACGACTCCATCGCCCGGGCCCTGACCAGGGTCGTGCGCAGCGATCTGATCATCGTGGACGACATAGGCCTGCTCCCGGTCTCCCCAGACGCCGCCGAGGGGTTCTACCGCCTCGTGGACGCCGCCTACGAGCGCCGGGCGATGGCGGTCAGCTCGAACCTCGCCCCGGCCGGATTCGACGAGATCATGCCCAAGACCATCGCGACCGCGACGGTGGACAGGTTCATGCACCACGCCCACCGGGTCGAGACCAAGGGCGAGTCCTACCGCCTCGCCCAAGCCGCCTCCGGCAAGGGGGTGACGCCCTTCCGCTGACCCGACAGACAGTCCAAACCCGAACCGGGGAATCAACTGGCCATACGTGGGGAGGAAAGATGGCCGCCACCGGGGAAAACAACTGGCCGTCCACGGGGAAAACCAACTGGCCGTTGACACAGGCCCAACCTGAGGACCGGTGTCACCGAGAGCCCTTGGCTCTTCCCCGGAGCGCGCGCCGGCCACCACCTGCACCCGAACACCATCATGGACAGGCTCCGCTCCCTCGGCATCGACCTGCAGGGAGCCCGGAACCGGGCACTGGACGACCTCGTCACCCAGATGCCCCCGTCCGTGGTCGCCGACGCCCTCGGCTACAGCTACCAAGTCGCCTTCCTCCACGCCAACGCAGCCGGAGAGAACTGGGCTCGATACGCGGATCTCAAGCGGCCTGTCACTCGGCCCTAGAAGGAGGTAGTCTCCGGTCTCAACGAACGCGGAGGGGGACGCATGGGCAAAGCGAGCAGCAATCCGGTCGGCGACAACATCTGCTCCCCGACAGCGAGGTCGGGCGCCAGAGGGGGGAACCAAGATCTTCCGCCCCTGCACTATCCCCTTTCGAATGCGGTCATATCGTGGTGGCTAAGGTATGAGTCGAACGCCTTCCTACCATCCATCCCGGCTCGGTACTTGGCCAGGAGCCCGCCTGATCCTCTGGGGTGCGATCCTGACCCTGCCTCGGTGCTTTGGGCGGGCAGGCTTGACAGCCTCCTCAATGCAGCCGCAGGGAACGGCGGTGCCCGTGACCGGCACCGCGCTGAATCGCCTCACGCCCGACGGGTGCCGGAATAGCCTAGAGTCTGCGCGTGGCCTTCGATTGGCATGGCAAAGAACAGAGCAGTTCTACTCCCACGTCCTGCGACCAGACCTATTCGGCCGGCGAGACGTTCCAGGCCTTTGCCCTTTCGAATGACCCTTCGGAACTGGGACCAACCGCAGAGTGGATCCTTCACCCCGATGAGCACGACCCTTTCGACTTCATCGGACCGAATGGGCTCCCGACCGTTCTCGCCATCTTTTCGCTGCCGGTCCTGGCGGCCGGGGTATCGCTTCTGATAGTCGGACTCGTCGCCGTCCGGAAACGCTCACGGCTGGCAGCGTCCTGAAGTTCAGGCTCAAGGCGAGCCCCTGTCATGTGTGTTGATTACGCCCAAACCTGATACGCAGGGGTGCCAGTAGAAAAGACTCCGTGTGCCTTCTTCGCACATCGTGAGGTTTCGGGTAACGATCCTCTGCCTACCTTCAACTGGCTTCTGACCTGCACTTTCTCTGTACGGCAGCGCCTCGGCCCTGTGGTGCCCGTGGGTGTCGGCCAGCCCAAGAAATCTGGGCTGATTCGGCTTCTGACGTGCGGATTCGGTGTGGTGCATTGCGGTTCTCGCAATCTGTGTGCGAGTATCGCAATCACGTTTCGAGTGCTGAGGACGGTCGATGGCCCAGGATAAGAATGTGCTTTTCGCCCCGTTCGGCGGGCAGGCGCCAGACCCGGATGCGTTCCTCGGCATGGTCCTGGACGGCTGGGGCCGTCAGCAGCGGGCGAAGGACTTCGCGTCGGCGACGATCCGGACCCGTCGGAGCGTGGTGATGAGCCTGGTGGACTTCTCCGGCCGCTATCCGTGGGAATGGACCCTCGGGGACGCCGACGACTTCTTCTCCCACGCCAGGGCTGTTCGGAACCTCTCCCACGGGACCGTTCGCTCGTACCAGGGCCACATCAAGCTCTTCTGCGAGTACGCCTGCGACCCGCACTACGACTGGTGCGAGCAGAGCGCGAAGCTGTTCGGGCAGGTCTTCGCCCAGATCGTCACCGAGCTGAACCGCGTCACCCACGCCCAGCCCTCCGAGGCGCGCCCGGCCAAGCGGCCCTTCACCCAGCGGGAGCTGCAGGACCTCTTCGACCTGGCCGACCTGGAGGTCGAGCGGATCCTGGACTCAGGCCGCAAGGGCGCCCTGGCAGCGTGGCGGGACGCGATCGCGTTCAAGACGGCCTACGGCTGGGGCCTGCGCGCCAACGAGCTGCGCCACCTGCAGGTCGTGGACTTCTCCCGCAACGCGCGTGCGCCCTACCTCGGCGACCACGGCGTGCTGCGCGTGCGCTGGGGGAAGTCGCACCGCGGCTCGGCGAAGAAGCCCCGCTCGGTCCTGACCGTCTGGCCCTGGTCGGTGGAGATGATCCAGGACTGGATCCGCAACGGGCTCCCCCGCTACGGGCACCCCGTGACCGACCTCTTCCCCACCAGCGGCGGCTCGATCGTGGGCGAGTCCCACCTGATCGGCAGGCTACGCGACCTTGTCGACGAGCTCGGCTTCCCGCCCGGGGAGCTTGTCAAGTCTTCTGTGTAAGGGGCGGGGTCATAGGTAGGGGTTGATGCGGTCGGGGTAGGCGAGGGCGAGCTGGGCGAGGGCCTGCTTCCAGTTGGTGGTGACCTGGCCTTCGACGAGGCGTCCGTCGGCGTGGCGCTTGTCGGAGGGGACGTTCTGGTCGCGTTCGCGCTGGCGGTCGCGGGCGCGCTTGTCCTCGATGTTGCAGATGGCGAGCCAGAGGAGCTTGACGACGGCGTCGTCGTTGGGGAAGTGGCCGCGGTTCTTGATGATCTTGCGCAGCTGATAGTTCAGGGACTCGATGGAGTTGGTGGTGTAGATGACGCGGCGCAGCATGGGCGGGAAGGCCAGGAACGGGGTGAAGCGCTCCCAGGCGTCGGCGAAGACGCGGACGGTGTTGGGGTTCCTCTTGCCGAGCTCGCTCGCGGCGAAGGCGTCCAGGGCGGCTCTGGCGGTGGGGGCGTCGGGGGCCTGGTAGACGGTCTTCAGGGCGGCGGCGACGGCCTTGCGGTGGCCGTAGTTCACGAAGCGCATGGCGGCGCGGATCAGGTGCACGACGCAGGTCTGGACCATCGAGCCCGGCCAGGTGGCCTCGATCGCCTCGGGCAGGCCGGTGAGGCCGTCGCAGCAGACGACCAGGACGTCGGCGACGCCGCGGTTGGCCAGCTCGGCGCAGACCCCGGCCCAGAACTTGGCGCCCTCGGCGGCCTGGACCCAGATCCCGAGTACGTGCTTGATGCCCTCCAGGTCCACGCCGACGGCGATGCGGCCTTGTTGCGCACGTGGGCCCCGTCGCGGACCTTGACGACCAGGGCGTCCAGGTAGACCACCGGGTAGAAGGCCTCCAGGGGGCGCCGCTGCCAGGCCAGGACCTCCTCGAGGATCTCGTCGGTGATCTTGGAGATGGTCTCGTGCGAGAGCTCGGTGCCGATGGTGGAGGCGAGATGGTGCTGGATGTCCCGGATCGTCATCCCGCCGGCGTAGAGGGAGATGATCATCTCGTCCAGGCCCCCGAGACGCCGGGATCCCTTCGGGACCAGGCGCGGGGCGAAGGTCCCGTCCCGGTCGCGCGGCACCTCCAGGCCCACATCCCCGACCTCGGTGGCGACCGTCTTCGGGCTCGTGCCGTTGCGCGAGTTCGGGAACGACGCTGCCTCCGGGTCGCCCTTCTCGTAGCCCAGATGGGAGCTCATCTCCGCCTGCAGGCCGCGCTCGAGGGCCGCCTTGAGAAGCCCGGGCAGCAGGCCCCCGTCGCCGGTGAGCTGGACCTCGCCCGAGTCGATCCTGGCGAAGAGAGCGTCCAGGGCCCCGGAGGCCTCCAGGTCCGCGGCGACCTCGGCCGTCGAGCGGCGCCGGCCCTGCTCCTCGTCCTCTGTCATGGTCATGATCCTGATCCCTTCAGATCCGGCCGTCACCCCTTACACAGAAGATCTGACACCTCCCGCCCGGGCTCGACCTGCACTCCTTCCGCCGCTCCTACGCCACCCACCTGATCACCGGAGAGGGCTTCGACGTCGCCTTCGTCCAGCTCCAGCTCGGCCACGAGCACGCCGCGACGACCTCGGGCTACACCATGCCCTCCCCCGACTACCAGCGCCTCGCCCTCGAACGGGCCCACGAACGCACCATCCAGGCAGCCCTCGGACTGCAGGCACAGAGGAGGAACCCATGAGCCGACGCGAGATCACCTACACCTGGCGCGTCCGCGAGATCATGGCACGCCGCGGCGTCCACACAGCCAAGGACCTCGCCGAGCTCCTGCACGAGCGCGGCATCACCCTCACCGCCAACGCCGTCTGGCGCATCGTCACCCAGGAGCCCGAGCGGATCTCCTTCAAAGTCCTCGTCGCCCTCTGCGACGCGCTCGACGTCACCCCCAACGACCTGATCGCCTACACCGCCACCGACGCCAGGACGGTGCGACAGCGCCGCAAGGCATCCGGGGACGACATCCCCGACCTGCGCCAGTACAGGCCTGTCCGGGCACGGATCGTCGAAGACGATGAGTGACCCCGGCCGCCCGGCAACCGGAGGCAACGGATCGGCGCGCCCGCCCACACTCGAGAACTTCGCACCGCAGAACAAGCGAGGCCGGCCCCGCTCGGCAGGCAGCCACCTGTGCGACCGGTGCCAGCAGCATGTCGCCAAGATCCGGGTCCGCTGGCCGGACGGGGCAGTCTGCGGAGCCTGCTTCACCCAGGCCACCCACACCTACGGCACCTGCCCGGACTGCCGCGAGGACAGGATGCTCCCCGGCCGCTCCCCCGCCACCGGCGAGCCGATCTGCCGCGACTGCGCCGGCATCGCCACCGACCTCTCATGCACCCGCTGCGAACGCGAAGCAGAGAGATTCCGTGCCGGCCTGTGCGTCAGGTGCGCCCTCGCCGACGACCTCACTGCCGTGCTCAAACCCGGCGAAGACCTACGACTCCACCGCCTCATAAGCCTGCTCACCGAGACAGGGCGACCCGAGAGCATCTACACCTACATGCGCCCAGGCACCAAGGCCCGGCAACTCCTCGAGTCCATCGGGAACCGCACCCTCGCACTCACCCACGAGGCCTTCGACGCACTCCCCCGCTCCGCCGCCGCAGAGCACCTGCGCGCCCTGCTTGTCCACCACCGCATGATGACCGCCCGCGGGAACGAGAACCTCGCACGCTTCGAACAATGGATCGCCGCCAGAATCGACGCCCTGCCCGATGACGGGACCAGCCGGCTCATCGAGCGCTTCGCCACCTGGCACCACCTCAAACGAGTCCGCGCCAGGGCAGCAGACCCCGAGACCAACCTCGAGACCGTCACCCACGCCGCCAAACAGGACATCACCGAAGCCGGGAAGTTCCTCCTCTGGCTCCGGCAGCACCACAACGCCGGAGCAGACGACCTCCAGCAGTCCCACGTCGACGACTACCTCAGCAGCGGCCCCAGCACCCGCAAGGCCGTCCGGAACTTCGTCCGCTGGCTCAACAGGCAACAGAGTGGCCGCCCCTCCGGGCTCGACGCCCCGTTCCGCAGCGCCCAGAGCATCCCGATGATCACCCAAACCCAGCGGAGAGAGCTCGTCCGGAACTGCCTCGAGCACCACCACGTGGTCAGATCCACGCGCCTCGCTGGGCTGATCCTCCTGCTCTGGGCACACCCGCTGAACAAGATCGTCATGCTCCGCCGAGATCACCTCACGACCACCCCGGAAGGCATGCTCATCAAGCTCGGCATGACCCCGGCGGCCGTACCCGCGGCACTCACCGAGATGTTCTGGCAACAATCGCAGAACCCCGGGAACCGCAACACCGCCAACACCGGCACCGACTGGCTCTTCCCAGGCACCCGCGCAGGCCGGCACCTCCACCCGGGCACCCTCGCCGAACGCCTCAGAGTCCTCGGCATCGACGCCCAACGAGCACGCAACGCCACGCTCCGCGACCTCACCCAAGAAGTCGACGCCCGCACCCTGATGGACCTGCTCGGCTACAGCCCCGGAATCATCGCCCAGCACGCTGCCCGCGCCGCGGTGCCGATGTCCGACTACGTCGCGCTGAAGAACTCCGGCCGCTAGATCACGGCGCAATCGCCGCACCACCGAGGATCTCCAACCCCGAGCTTCCTGGGCGCATGGCTGCCCGTCTGCCTCTGAGGGGACCACCAAAGGAGTCAAGATAAGCGAGGAAACGGATAACGCGTTTTCCCATCAGAGGATGACATGTTCGCAGCAGACGCGAATACGACAGCATGGAATGCTCCCCTGTCAGCACGCCGAGCAGTCCTCGCCGTCGAAGCCCTCAGACCTGCATTGGCGCTCAAGCTGGACCCTCGAGAATCCCGATGACCTGCCTTTGATCTGCGGTTTCTCTGCTTGTTTGGCAGTCTTTCGCGTTTCATGCGAGGTGTTCGCATATTATGCGAACACCTGAGATCACCCCGGCAGGCGCCGTGCCGCTGGTGCTGCGCTCCGGCACGGGGCTGCTGAACGAGGCCGAGACGGTGTGGACGGAGATGCTCCAGGGCTGGGCGGCCCAGCAGTTCGCCCGGAACCTCTCTGCGGGCACGGTCGAGGCCCGCCGCGGCACGGTGGTGCGTTTCCGCGAGTTCGCCGGGGCCTATCCGTGGGAGTGGACGGCCGGGACGGTCGATGAGTTCTTCCTCGAGCTGCGGGCCCTGAAAGGCGCCGCGCGCTCGACGGTGCTGGGCTACCAGAACGCGCTGCGGATGTTTCTGGAGTACCTGACGGACCCGGCCTACGGGTGGGGCAAGCAGTGCTGGGAGCGCTTCGGCGACCATCCTGCGCAGGTCTTCCATGAGTGGAACACCGTTCGCCACGCCCAAGACGAGGTCGGCGCGCCGGGCAAGCGCCCCTACACCCGTGACGAGCTCGAGGACCTCTTCGACTGCGCCGACGAGCGCGTGCTGCGGATCCGCCGCTCCAGGGCCAAGGGCTGGATCCCCGCTTTCCGGACCGCGACCATCATGAAGGTCGCCTACGCGTGGGGGCTTCGCCGGAACGCCGGCCTCGACCGAAATCCGTTTCCCCGTCCCCTATGCCTTTCTATGGCGTGCCGATGCAGGCACGGGAGGCGCGCGCGGCCTTGAGGGCGCGGCAAAGGGGCTCTTCGCGTTTCCGCGGGAATCGGGCTCGCGCCGTAGGGCGTGAAGGGGCTCGTGGCCCTGTTGGATGAGTGGTGTCTAGTCATTCGTCCGGAACAGGATCCACGAGCCTTGATCGAGCCTACGACGGGGCAGCCCTGTGCTGCCACCGTGATCTTCAACCTGCCCGAATACCGCGTCCTCTCCGCCGCGCTCACCGCCTTCGGCGTCCGCCGGATCACTGTGGAGTCCACCGGGGTGCCGGGCTGTCCCGCCTGCGGGGTCGTCTCGGCCCGCGTGAAGGACCGACGGCTCCAGCGGCTGCGCGACGTCCCCCTGGCCGGCGCTGTCGTGGTGCTGTGGCGCAAGCGGCGCTGGTTCTGCGACGAGCCGGCGTGCCCGCGTGGGTCGTTCACCGAGGCCACGGACGAGGTGCCCAGGCGGGCCCGGTCCACGCGCCGGCTCCTGCATGCGCTTGTGGATGCCGTGATCCGCTCGGGCCGTGCCGCACTCGAGGCTGCCCGGGCCCACGGGGTCTCGTGGTGGCTGGCCCAGACCGCCCTGGACGCCGCCGCGGCGACGCTGCCGGACGTCGACCTGCTCGCGCCGAAGAGGCTCGGGATCGACGAGCACAGGTACCGGTCCGTGCGCTGGTACCGGGCCGACGAGGCATCGCCGTGGGTGCGGGTCGAGCCGTGGATGACCACGATCGTTGACCTGGACACCGGACAGGTGCTGGGCATCGTGGACGGCCGCGACAGCACCGGTGTCGGGGACTGGCTGTTCGCCCGGCCGCTGGCGTGGCGCCTCGGGGTGGAGGTCGTGGCGATCGACCCGTCGGCGGCGTTCCGCAAGGCCCTGCGGATGTGGCTTCCGCGCACCGCGGTGTCGGTCGACGCGTTCCACCTCGTCCAGCTGGCGAACCAGGCCGTCACCGAGGCCAGGCAGCGGCTGAGCCAGGAGATCAAGGGCCGCCGCGGCAGGGCGGTGGACCCGGGGTGGGCGAACCGGCGCCTGCTCCTGCGCGGCGCCGAGACCCTCTCCGGCCGCGGCAGGGCCCGACTGCGGGCGGTCTTCGAATCCGACGACCCGACCGGGCAGCTGCAGGCCGCCTGGGAGGCCAAGGAGCAGCTCCGCACCCTGCTCGCGTCCGGGGCGCTCGAGGAGGCGCGGGACCACCTGCGGATCCTCGAGGGCCTCGTCGAGGCCGCCCCGACCGTGGAGACGAAACGGCTCCTGCGCACCGTGAAGCGCTGGTGGAACGAGATCGAAGTCCTCATCACCACCGGCGCGACCACGGCCAAGGTCGAGGCGAACAACACCGCGATCAAGAACATCAAACGAACCGGACGGGGCTTCCGGAACCCGGACAACTACCGATCCCGTATCCTGCTCAGGAGCGCCGCTCAGACAGCAGCGTGACAATCACCCAGCAGGACCATTCCCGCGGAAACGCGAAGAGCCGGCAAAGGGGGCGCTGCGGCCTCCGTGGGGACGGGAAGTGTCGTGCGGGGTCGCCTCTCTTGTCGGCTTACGTTCTGAGGTGGATGCTCGTGGCGTAGGCCGCGGCGTCGCCGAACCGATTATGGTGCGTTCCAATAGACCTGCTCCTCCTGTCGGGGGCAGGCCTTTTCCAGCTAAGCGGAGTTTCAAAGGCTCATAGGGCCGTGGCGTTAGGCGATTCTTCTCGCTCTTCGCTGCCGCCTCTCCCCGACTGGGAAACGTGCCGACCCATGAGGTGTTTCGCCTTCGAGCTATCGCCGGACTCGAGGAGTCGGACGATTTCGACATGTTCTCGGGCATGGTCGATGAGCAGATCCGAATCGTTCAGGGACTTGACCGCGGTGAGCCGCGTTCTCATGTGGAGATTTGTGGCCAATTTTACGAGTTCTTCGTTACCGTGGTGACGCAAGATCTCTGAATGGAAGTCACGGTCGGCCAGCTGGAATCCCGGAAGGTCTGCCGCTTCGGCGGATGCCAGCGCACGGTTGGCAACGCCATTCAGCTCCGAGAGCGCGCTAGCCGGAATCCTTCCCGCTAAACCAGCAACAATAATGGGTTCGATCAGGAGCCGAATCTCCGTGATCTCCCTAATGGCGCGCTTCGTCAGGCCAGTGATCCGGAAGCCCTTGTTCTTGACGCGCTCGACAAAGCCTTCACGGCTTAGGTCCATCATTGCTTCCCGAACTGGCGTGGCAGAGACACCGAGTGCCGCGCCGAGGACGGGAGCTGAGTACAGCAGCCCCTCGTCGAGAGCACCGGACACGATTGCTGCATACAGTGACTGCGTCACTGCCTCTCTAAGGGTTGGCTGCTGTGTAAGAGGCGTAATTGGAAGGTCTGGGTTGATCGGCACTGTAACGAAATCCTAGGGCAGTTTGGCGTTCGACAGATCTGATGGCGACGGTGCAACCTCGAGGCGGAAGAACTCGATACGAAGGTACGGAAAGAAGCATAATTCTTCCAATTCTGAGGCCCAGTAGATTCCGGCCATGACAAGAGTGTCCCTCCCCCAGCTGAAGGGATCGGACGCCTCTCGGTTATAAGGTTCGCACCGGGCTGGAACTGCCGGGAAAACGCTCCATCGCCATACTCGTGAACATTTCCGTACGCCAGAAGCCGCGGGACCGAAGAGTACGAGGGACTGCTTCTGTTCCGCCTACTTGAGCAGGGCGCATCCTCCTCCGGCGCCCCTGCAGCGTCGGAGGAGGTGGCGGAGGCGGCCCTCTTCTTCTGCTCGCCCGCCAACACCTACGTGACGGGACAGGTGCTGCCAATCGACTGCGGGCTCACCGTCACCTTCTGACGCGCGTGCCCGGGCGCTGTCAGTAGGTGGCCCGGCCCCCGCTGATGTCGTAGACGGCGCCGGTGGAGAAGCTGACCTTCTCCGAGGCGAGCCATGCCACCAGCTCGGCGACCTCCTGCGGGCGCCCCACCCGCTTCATGGGGATCAGGCTCGTGATGTGCGCCAGCACCTCGGGAGCGGTCTCCGCGTTCATCGGCGTGTCCACTACCGCCGGGGCGATCGCGTTGACCAGGACGCCGTCGGCGGCCAGCTCCTTCCCGAGGGATTTGGTCATGCCGATGACCGCGGCCTTCGTCGCGGAGTAGGCGGCCATGTTCGG contains:
- the istB gene encoding IS21-like element helper ATPase IstB, producing MTITTMADRGRPRPRRPAGRGPGADPPAEAAPHAQGAHGPDPHREGQRWDPAELVRVLLAEEVAGRDRANLITRRKSAGFPAGKTFGDWDEELSPIPRPTQEALKSLEWVRRRENLAIYGPSGTGKSHFCEALGHAAVEAGMIVSWFGIEDLGALVRKHRADDSIARALTRVVRSDLIIVDDIGLLPVSPDAAEGFYRLVDAAYERRAMAVSSNLAPAGFDEIMPKTIATATVDRFMHHAHRVETKGESYRLAQAASGKGVTPFR
- a CDS encoding tyrosine-type recombinase/integrase gives rise to the protein MAQDKNVLFAPFGGQAPDPDAFLGMVLDGWGRQQRAKDFASATIRTRRSVVMSLVDFSGRYPWEWTLGDADDFFSHARAVRNLSHGTVRSYQGHIKLFCEYACDPHYDWCEQSAKLFGQVFAQIVTELNRVTHAQPSEARPAKRPFTQRELQDLFDLADLEVERILDSGRKGALAAWRDAIAFKTAYGWGLRANELRHLQVVDFSRNARAPYLGDHGVLRVRWGKSHRGSAKKPRSVLTVWPWSVEMIQDWIRNGLPRYGHPVTDLFPTSGGSIVGESHLIGRLRDLVDELGFPPGELVKSSV
- a CDS encoding tyrosine-type recombinase/integrase — translated: MHSFRRSYATHLITGEGFDVAFVQLQLGHEHAATTSGYTMPSPDYQRLALERAHERTIQAALGLQAQRRNP
- a CDS encoding helix-turn-helix domain-containing protein; this translates as MSRREITYTWRVREIMARRGVHTAKDLAELLHERGITLTANAVWRIVTQEPERISFKVLVALCDALDVTPNDLIAYTATDARTVRQRRKASGDDIPDLRQYRPVRARIVEDDE
- a CDS encoding ISL3 family transposase; translated protein: MIEPTTGQPCAATVIFNLPEYRVLSAALTAFGVRRITVESTGVPGCPACGVVSARVKDRRLQRLRDVPLAGAVVVLWRKRRWFCDEPACPRGSFTEATDEVPRRARSTRRLLHALVDAVIRSGRAALEAARAHGVSWWLAQTALDAAAATLPDVDLLAPKRLGIDEHRYRSVRWYRADEASPWVRVEPWMTTIVDLDTGQVLGIVDGRDSTGVGDWLFARPLAWRLGVEVVAIDPSAAFRKALRMWLPRTAVSVDAFHLVQLANQAVTEARQRLSQEIKGRRGRAVDPGWANRRLLLRGAETLSGRGRARLRAVFESDDPTGQLQAAWEAKEQLRTLLASGALEEARDHLRILEGLVEAAPTVETKRLLRTVKRWWNEIEVLITTGATTAKVEANNTAIKNIKRTGRGFRNPDNYRSRILLRSAAQTAA
- a CDS encoding GntR family transcriptional regulator, which translates into the protein MPINPDLPITPLTQQPTLREAVTQSLYAAIVSGALDEGLLYSAPVLGAALGVSATPVREAMMDLSREGFVERVKNKGFRITGLTKRAIREITEIRLLIEPIIVAGLAGRIPASALSELNGVANRALASAEAADLPGFQLADRDFHSEILRHHGNEELVKLATNLHMRTRLTAVKSLNDSDLLIDHAREHVEIVRLLESGDSSKAKHLMGRHVSQSGRGGSEEREESPNATAL
- a CDS encoding SDR family oxidoreductase, translating into MFRLLEQGASSSGAPAASEEVAEAALFFCSPANTYVTGQVLPIDCGLTVTF